A window from Methanomassiliicoccus sp. encodes these proteins:
- a CDS encoding 2,5-diamino-6-(ribosylamino)-4(3H)-pyrimidinone 5'-phosphate reductase, whose product MRPTVTVNCAMTADGKIAGRSRKQLRISSPEDLQRVRELRAASDAILVGVGTVLADDPHLTVKGLPKERNPLRVVLDPRGRTPDSARVLDDRARTVIVTSEGCPRTWVGAEALRVGGDRIDLRLLLTILHARGIRSLMVEGGGETIFSFFREGLVDRYMVFVGSMVVGGRTSPTPADGEGLAEEGGVRLRLAGCERMGDGVLLTYEVLDARP is encoded by the coding sequence ATGAGACCCACGGTGACGGTGAACTGCGCCATGACCGCCGACGGAAAGATCGCCGGAAGGTCCCGCAAGCAGCTGCGTATCTCCTCGCCGGAGGATCTCCAGAGAGTAAGGGAGCTTCGAGCGGCGTCCGATGCCATCCTGGTCGGCGTGGGTACGGTCCTCGCTGACGACCCCCACTTGACGGTGAAGGGCCTGCCCAAGGAGCGCAATCCCCTCAGGGTGGTCCTCGACCCCCGCGGACGGACCCCCGACTCCGCCCGGGTGCTCGACGACCGGGCGCGCACCGTCATCGTCACCTCCGAAGGGTGCCCGAGGACATGGGTGGGAGCCGAAGCGCTGCGTGTCGGCGGGGACCGCATCGACCTCCGCCTCCTGCTCACCATCCTCCACGCCAGAGGGATAAGGTCGCTTATGGTCGAGGGCGGCGGGGAGACCATTTTCTCGTTCTTCAGGGAGGGTCTGGTCGACCGCTACATGGTGTTCGTGGGCAGCATGGTCGTGGGTGGACGTACCTCGCCCACCCCGGCCGACGGCGAGGGGTTGGCGGAGGAGGGAGGGGTGCGCCTGAGGCTGGCGGGGTGCGAGCGGATGGGCGACGGCGTCCTGCTCACCTACGAGGTCCTCGATGCCCGCCCCTAG
- a CDS encoding cation:proton antiporter, which produces MTESNIMLEVGVIMFVAFLGAALASRTKQSVVLGYILAGILIGPFMRIDILGFQYHGVIADSELITLISDLGIVLLMFFVGLEFSISKLRKVERPAIILSLVNIGVNLFTGILLGTALGWPLLDTVFLSAVIAMSCAAVAMKSIIELGRLNAPETDFLLGVMVVEDFISAVFLAAIGGLMVKTSADTSMTSFLVGAAIFVAFFAVLALVVIPRTVRYLVRMKNDEMFVIFALGVVCMAAAVAEVLGIPAMIGAFFIGMTFAETKITERMEEKMAPFRDAFVAVFFMAFGMMIDPSLFPAVIGIVAVAVVLVFVDDVLITAVVSYFMGYSSRQSMAVSTSLCARGAESVMYASVAKHSVATTKGAELYPLAGAFTFIMSALCPFLMRRSNHLADGLARRMPHFIKYSASLVARTLSKIIMPGSGFRVYRGSRLLLMTGVFYLGAILALIATSGRIHYIAFGVCILAAVLMWFVLQTVLTPVVRQTSYSNLGAESGNHSYISRYVASLVLVTLLTSACVAFIFTMFWPAVLVVLAAYVMWFILFMKIAHDRTSGGSRYLVRPRSTVGYGVTPPPRTETHDQPRFNHRQRWKGL; this is translated from the coding sequence GTGACCGAAAGCAACATCATGTTGGAAGTGGGCGTCATAATGTTCGTCGCCTTCCTAGGCGCCGCCCTGGCCAGTCGGACCAAACAGAGCGTGGTCCTCGGCTACATCCTTGCTGGCATCCTCATTGGCCCCTTCATGCGCATTGACATTCTGGGCTTCCAGTATCACGGGGTCATTGCCGACTCCGAGCTGATCACGCTCATCTCCGACCTGGGCATCGTCCTGCTGATGTTCTTCGTGGGGTTGGAGTTCTCCATCTCCAAGCTCAGGAAGGTGGAGCGCCCGGCGATCATACTCTCGCTTGTCAACATCGGGGTCAATCTGTTCACCGGCATCCTGCTGGGCACAGCACTGGGGTGGCCCCTACTGGACACCGTGTTCCTGTCCGCGGTCATAGCCATGAGCTGTGCGGCGGTGGCAATGAAGTCGATCATCGAGCTGGGCCGCCTCAACGCGCCGGAGACGGACTTCCTGCTGGGGGTGATGGTGGTGGAAGACTTCATCTCCGCGGTGTTCCTGGCGGCGATAGGGGGGCTGATGGTCAAGACCTCCGCCGATACCTCGATGACCAGCTTCCTCGTGGGGGCAGCTATCTTCGTGGCGTTCTTCGCCGTCCTCGCCCTGGTGGTCATCCCCCGCACCGTGCGGTACCTGGTCCGGATGAAGAATGACGAGATGTTCGTCATCTTCGCCCTGGGCGTGGTGTGTATGGCCGCCGCGGTGGCCGAGGTCCTGGGCATCCCGGCGATGATCGGGGCCTTCTTTATCGGCATGACCTTCGCCGAGACGAAGATCACCGAGCGCATGGAGGAGAAGATGGCTCCCTTCCGCGACGCTTTCGTGGCGGTGTTCTTCATGGCTTTCGGCATGATGATCGATCCCTCCCTGTTCCCAGCCGTCATCGGCATCGTGGCCGTAGCGGTCGTCCTCGTGTTCGTCGATGACGTGCTCATCACCGCGGTGGTCTCGTACTTCATGGGATACTCCTCGAGGCAAAGCATGGCGGTGTCCACATCACTGTGTGCCCGGGGCGCTGAGTCGGTGATGTACGCGAGCGTGGCCAAGCATTCCGTGGCCACCACCAAGGGTGCCGAGCTATACCCTCTGGCCGGGGCCTTCACCTTCATCATGAGCGCCCTGTGCCCCTTCCTGATGCGTCGCAGCAACCACCTCGCCGACGGCCTGGCGCGGAGGATGCCCCACTTCATCAAGTACTCCGCCTCGCTGGTGGCGAGGACCCTTAGCAAGATCATCATGCCGGGCAGCGGATTCCGCGTCTACCGCGGCTCCCGACTGCTGCTGATGACCGGGGTGTTCTATCTGGGAGCCATCCTGGCGCTTATCGCCACCTCGGGAAGGATCCACTATATCGCCTTCGGAGTGTGCATTCTGGCGGCGGTATTGATGTGGTTCGTCCTCCAGACGGTGCTGACCCCGGTGGTCAGGCAGACCAGCTACAGCAACCTAGGGGCGGAATCGGGCAACCACTCTTACATCAGCCGGTACGTCGCCTCCCTGGTGCTTGTGACCCTGCTTACGTCAGCCTGTGTGGCCTTTATCTTCACCATGTTCTGGCCCGCGGTCCTCGTGGTCCTGGCGGCCTATGTCATGTGGTTCATCCTGTTCATGAAGATCGCTCATGACCGCACCAGTGGCGGATCAAGATACCTCGTCCGGCCTCGCAGCACGGTCGGCTACGGGGTCACCCCCCCGCCCCGGACGGAGACGCACGATCAGCCCCGATTCAACCACCGCCAGCGGTGGAAGGGCCTTTGA
- a CDS encoding cation diffusion facilitator family transporter: MEAEGGSRVAVVAAILGNLVIAIVKFIAAVLSGSSAMVSEGIHSLVDTGNGGLLLLGMKRSKRPADEDHPFGHGKSLYFWTNIVAISIFGIGGGMSVYEGITHIMDVTPTTELGDPTAAYIVLAISMLIEGSSFTIAVRQFLRAKGEKSAWQFLKHSKDPSLYTVVLEDSAALLGLIFAFLGIFFGHLLHNPYLDGVASVAIGLLLMCVAWFLASRTAGLLLGEGVSHEELVDIRRRVESDPAVRRANDILTMYLGPHELLVNMGVCFVEGTTAEQMHAAIRRIEADLRSAYPVGNRVYIEAESLSPSAASGACASGPSGHQ, encoded by the coding sequence ATGGAAGCGGAAGGCGGTTCAAGGGTCGCGGTGGTGGCGGCCATACTGGGCAACCTGGTCATAGCCATTGTCAAGTTCATCGCCGCGGTTCTAAGCGGCTCGTCGGCCATGGTCTCAGAAGGCATACACTCCTTGGTCGACACGGGCAACGGAGGGTTGTTGCTTCTGGGCATGAAGCGGTCCAAGCGGCCGGCCGACGAGGACCACCCGTTCGGCCATGGCAAATCGTTGTACTTCTGGACGAACATCGTGGCCATCTCCATCTTCGGCATCGGCGGCGGGATGTCGGTCTACGAAGGCATCACCCACATCATGGACGTGACGCCTACCACCGAACTGGGCGATCCCACCGCCGCGTACATCGTGCTCGCGATCTCGATGCTCATCGAGGGCAGCTCGTTCACCATAGCCGTTAGGCAGTTCCTGCGGGCGAAGGGGGAGAAGAGCGCCTGGCAGTTCCTCAAGCATTCCAAGGACCCCAGCCTCTATACCGTTGTCCTGGAGGACTCCGCGGCGCTGCTGGGCCTGATCTTCGCGTTCCTGGGCATATTCTTTGGCCATCTGCTTCACAACCCGTACCTCGACGGGGTGGCCTCGGTGGCCATCGGTCTGCTGCTGATGTGCGTGGCCTGGTTCCTGGCCTCGAGGACCGCCGGCCTCCTACTGGGAGAGGGCGTCTCCCACGAGGAGCTGGTCGACATCCGCCGGAGGGTGGAGTCAGATCCGGCGGTAAGGCGGGCCAACGACATCCTCACCATGTACCTCGGGCCGCACGAGCTCCTGGTGAATATGGGGGTGTGCTTCGTGGAGGGCACCACCGCTGAGCAGATGCACGCGGCCATCCGCCGCATCGAGGCCGACCTGCGGAGCGCTTACCCGGTCGGGAACCGCGTGTACATCGAGGCCGAGTCGCTGTCGCCCTCCGCCGCGAGCGGAGCGTGTGCTTCCGGACCGAGCGGTCACCAGTGA
- a CDS encoding HAD-IC family P-type ATPase — protein sequence MSSWHSCDPGQVMDELSTSSSGLTSEEAEARLQRYGRNELRGKEGPSPLTILVRQFVDPLVGILLVAAIVSLGVWFVDRREDELIDAAVIMVIVLINAALGFYQEYRAEQTLRALRELASPQATVVRNGLESEVPSPSLVPGDVIVLATGDRVSADARLLEAVNLDAMESSLTGESTPVSKNAGDRVPEDAPVGDRSTMVFSGTVVGRGHGQAVVVATGMDTELGKIAGLVGGRSEQTPLQRKLARLSVQLGIAVLAIAVVVFLIGLLRSVEVLEMFLTAVSLAVAAIPEGLPAVVTVCLALGLARMARRNAVVRSLPSVESLGSATVICTDKTGTLTTGEMSVTEVALVDCTVEVTGQGYGPSGELRHRGRRASVGGELAWLVRAGALCNDARLVHDGAWSVAGDTTEGTLLVLALKAGEDTEALKAEFPRVDELPFDPVSKRMTTVHLREGKRYAFTKGAAESVLPLCGTAMVDGWTVPLDEEMRDMVMRKDRAMASRALRVLALSMSADIGDGVPSEGTTFLGLVGMIDSPRPDAIEAIGQCRSAGIRVIMITGDHERTAEAIARQMGIGDGVTPAISGREMSDMSKEELASRVKEASVFARVTPEHKVGIVEALQSNGEVVAMTGDGVNDAPALQRADIGVAMGITGTDVAKEAADLVLTDDNFASIAGAVEEGRSIYDNIRRFVAFLLSCNGGEIALILAATVLFTETDLLPFLLPIQILWVNLVTDSFPALALGLERTNPGVMRRCPRDPREGPVTRLTVYRIVILSAAMAASGLAAFQLSMVMDDNVSQARTVVLCTLVLTQLFLVFSFRSERSILVTGLRGNTPLLYAVLLSFALLLAAVYLPPLGVAFRTVPLGAEWLYIIPLALLGLAVDEAIKKIFRRLRGREESCELRDDGD from the coding sequence ATGAGCAGCTGGCACTCCTGCGACCCCGGACAGGTGATGGACGAGCTGTCGACGTCCTCCTCGGGCCTCACCTCGGAGGAGGCGGAAGCCAGGCTGCAGAGGTACGGGCGCAACGAGCTTAGAGGGAAGGAAGGGCCATCCCCCCTCACGATCCTTGTACGACAGTTCGTCGATCCCCTGGTCGGCATCCTGTTGGTGGCAGCGATCGTCTCCCTCGGGGTGTGGTTTGTCGACCGCAGAGAGGATGAGCTGATCGATGCTGCGGTGATAATGGTCATCGTGCTCATCAACGCCGCCCTGGGGTTCTACCAGGAGTACAGGGCTGAGCAGACGCTGCGGGCGCTGAGGGAGCTGGCATCCCCCCAGGCCACGGTCGTCCGGAATGGATTGGAGAGCGAAGTGCCGTCACCTTCCCTGGTCCCCGGCGACGTCATCGTACTGGCGACCGGAGACCGGGTCTCGGCGGACGCCCGGCTGCTGGAGGCGGTGAACCTGGACGCCATGGAGTCGTCGCTAACTGGAGAATCCACCCCGGTGAGCAAGAACGCCGGCGATAGAGTGCCCGAGGACGCTCCGGTGGGGGACCGATCCACAATGGTCTTCTCGGGCACGGTGGTGGGTCGGGGCCACGGACAGGCGGTGGTGGTGGCCACGGGCATGGACACCGAGCTGGGTAAGATCGCCGGGTTGGTGGGGGGAAGGAGCGAGCAGACCCCCCTGCAGAGGAAACTCGCCCGGCTCAGCGTTCAGCTTGGCATCGCCGTCCTGGCCATCGCCGTCGTCGTCTTCCTCATCGGGCTGCTGAGATCGGTCGAGGTGCTGGAGATGTTCCTGACAGCGGTGTCCCTGGCCGTGGCGGCGATCCCGGAGGGGCTCCCAGCGGTGGTGACCGTATGCCTGGCGCTGGGCCTCGCGCGCATGGCCAGGAGGAACGCGGTAGTGCGATCGCTGCCCTCGGTGGAAAGCCTAGGTAGTGCTACGGTCATCTGCACCGACAAGACTGGCACGCTGACCACGGGGGAGATGAGCGTTACCGAGGTCGCATTGGTAGACTGCACCGTCGAGGTCACTGGCCAGGGCTATGGGCCGAGCGGAGAACTGCGCCACCGGGGAAGGAGGGCGAGCGTCGGCGGTGAGCTTGCCTGGCTGGTGAGAGCGGGGGCGCTGTGCAACGACGCCCGGCTGGTGCACGACGGCGCCTGGTCGGTTGCCGGGGACACCACCGAGGGCACCCTGCTGGTCCTCGCCCTGAAGGCAGGCGAGGACACCGAGGCCCTGAAGGCCGAGTTCCCGCGGGTGGACGAGCTGCCCTTCGATCCGGTGAGCAAGCGGATGACCACCGTCCATCTGCGCGAGGGGAAGCGCTACGCGTTCACCAAGGGAGCGGCAGAGAGCGTGCTGCCGCTGTGCGGAACGGCCATGGTCGATGGTTGGACCGTTCCCTTGGACGAGGAGATGCGCGACATGGTGATGCGCAAGGACCGGGCCATGGCCAGCCGTGCGCTGCGCGTTCTCGCCCTCTCCATGAGCGCGGATATTGGGGACGGGGTTCCGTCGGAGGGGACGACCTTCCTCGGCCTGGTGGGGATGATCGATTCGCCTCGCCCCGACGCCATCGAGGCGATCGGCCAGTGCCGTTCCGCCGGCATCAGGGTCATCATGATCACCGGGGACCACGAGCGCACCGCCGAGGCCATCGCCCGACAGATGGGGATCGGGGATGGCGTCACCCCGGCCATCTCCGGCCGGGAGATGAGCGATATGAGCAAGGAGGAGCTGGCCTCCCGGGTCAAGGAGGCGAGCGTGTTCGCCAGGGTCACTCCGGAGCATAAGGTCGGCATCGTGGAGGCGCTGCAATCCAACGGCGAGGTGGTGGCGATGACGGGCGACGGGGTGAACGATGCCCCCGCCCTGCAGCGAGCGGACATCGGAGTGGCCATGGGCATCACCGGCACGGACGTGGCCAAGGAGGCGGCGGACCTCGTGCTGACCGATGATAACTTCGCCTCCATCGCCGGGGCGGTGGAAGAAGGGAGGAGCATCTACGACAACATACGGAGGTTCGTGGCCTTCCTGCTGTCCTGCAACGGGGGAGAGATCGCCCTCATCCTCGCCGCCACGGTGCTGTTCACGGAAACGGACCTGCTGCCTTTCCTGCTGCCCATCCAGATCCTATGGGTGAACCTGGTCACGGACAGCTTCCCGGCCCTGGCCCTGGGACTGGAGAGGACAAACCCGGGAGTCATGCGGCGGTGCCCTCGCGACCCACGGGAGGGGCCGGTGACCAGGCTTACGGTCTACCGCATCGTGATTCTGAGCGCGGCGATGGCAGCGAGCGGCCTGGCGGCGTTCCAGCTGAGCATGGTCATGGACGACAACGTCTCCCAGGCCCGGACGGTGGTGCTCTGCACACTGGTCCTCACCCAGCTGTTCCTGGTGTTCTCCTTCCGCTCGGAGCGCTCGATCCTGGTAACCGGGCTGCGGGGCAATACCCCCCTGCTGTATGCTGTCCTTCTTTCCTTCGCTCTACTGCTGGCGGCGGTGTACCTGCCGCCCCTGGGGGTCGCATTCCGTACCGTCCCCCTGGGAGCGGAGTGGCTGTACATCATCCCCCTGGCCCTCCTCGGCTTGGCGGTCGACGAGGCCATCAAAAAGATATTCAGGAGGCTCAGAGGTAGGGAGGAGAGCTGTGAGCTGAGGGACGATGGAGATTGA
- a CDS encoding Mut7-C RNAse domain-containing protein, whose protein sequence is MPAPRFLADEMLGTLARWLRMLGYDTEYVRDLLDREVLELARAEDRIILTRDRQLAERAGNTGLLITGDDLDDQLEQVVRTFALSNERSMTRCTVCNGRLVLADPQEVAEKVPERVLAFRKEFYLCPRCGQIYWKGTHWDDIKRRIGRVLTAGSSPR, encoded by the coding sequence ATGCCCGCCCCTAGGTTCCTGGCCGATGAGATGCTGGGTACACTGGCGCGGTGGCTGAGGATGCTGGGCTATGATACCGAGTACGTCCGGGATCTTCTCGACCGGGAGGTGCTGGAGCTGGCCAGAGCGGAGGACCGGATCATCCTCACACGGGACCGCCAGCTGGCGGAGCGCGCCGGGAACACGGGCCTGCTGATCACCGGCGATGACCTCGACGATCAGCTGGAGCAGGTGGTCAGGACATTCGCTCTGAGCAACGAACGATCCATGACCAGGTGCACGGTCTGCAACGGGAGGCTCGTGCTGGCGGACCCCCAAGAGGTGGCCGAGAAGGTGCCAGAGCGGGTCCTGGCCTTCAGGAAAGAGTTCTACCTTTGCCCTAGGTGCGGGCAGATATACTGGAAAGGGACGCACTGGGACGATATCAAGAGGAGGATCGGCCGCGTCCTCACAGCCGGTAGTAGTCCTCGCTGA
- the rtcA gene encoding RNA 3'-terminal phosphate cyclase, translating to MEIDGSFGEGGGQILRCAVALSALTGREVTMTNIRAKRGKPGLAAQHLTAVMGVATLCDGDVEGAYVGSTSIAFRPGKVLGGAYQLDVGTAGSITLVLQACLLASLHAPTTTELEVRGGTNVQMSPPVDFYSHVLVPLLGRMGYDVQLELVARGFYPQGGGVVRTSMAPCPGLRPLSLRERGKLEEVGGECFAQNLPDHVAHRMEDAVRQVLVDHELRLRAHRTSGHSTGAGTALYARYHNTVLGADGLGKKGVPAETVGEEAGCTLRREMEGPGTLDVHAADQLLPYLALASGPSAFRVLEVTEHLNTQMWLLRQFLPVRFKVTEGGEGAMVEVFPNHTCREG from the coding sequence ATGGAGATTGACGGTTCGTTCGGCGAGGGGGGCGGGCAGATACTGCGCTGCGCGGTGGCGCTGTCGGCGCTGACCGGTAGGGAGGTCACCATGACCAATATCCGGGCCAAGAGGGGCAAGCCTGGATTGGCCGCCCAGCACCTTACTGCGGTCATGGGCGTAGCCACGCTGTGCGACGGGGACGTCGAGGGTGCCTACGTCGGCTCGACCTCGATCGCCTTCCGCCCCGGCAAGGTCCTCGGCGGCGCCTACCAGCTGGACGTGGGTACGGCGGGGAGCATCACCCTGGTCCTGCAGGCGTGTCTTCTGGCCTCTTTGCACGCTCCGACGACGACTGAGCTGGAGGTCCGCGGGGGCACCAATGTTCAGATGTCCCCGCCCGTCGACTTCTACTCGCACGTCCTCGTCCCTCTCCTGGGAAGGATGGGTTACGATGTCCAGCTGGAGCTGGTGGCCCGAGGCTTCTACCCCCAGGGGGGCGGCGTGGTGAGAACGTCAATGGCCCCCTGCCCTGGCTTGAGGCCTCTGTCGCTGCGCGAGCGCGGCAAGCTGGAGGAGGTGGGAGGCGAATGCTTCGCCCAGAACCTGCCCGATCACGTCGCCCACCGCATGGAGGACGCCGTCCGCCAGGTGCTGGTGGATCACGAGCTGAGACTGCGGGCGCATCGCACCTCCGGCCACTCCACCGGGGCTGGGACGGCGCTCTACGCCCGATACCATAACACCGTTCTCGGCGCGGACGGGTTGGGCAAGAAGGGGGTGCCCGCCGAAACGGTGGGCGAGGAGGCCGGCTGCACTCTCCGCCGGGAGATGGAGGGGCCCGGGACGTTGGACGTGCACGCCGCGGACCAGCTGCTGCCGTACTTGGCCCTGGCCAGCGGGCCGTCGGCGTTCAGGGTTCTAGAGGTCACCGAGCATCTCAACACCCAGATGTGGCTCCTGCGCCAGTTCCTGCCCGTCCGATTCAAGGTGACCGAGGGCGGCGAGGGAGCGATGGTCGAGGTCTTCCCTAACCATACATGCCGGGAAGGGTGA
- a CDS encoding DUF3784 domain-containing protein, translating into MQKVLLDYLPDPRENEPVDLFTVVDRSTKLLLIALFVALTVPLTLAIIVFADVMEATELIAQALLLTAMLPLIVMSVYMWATGRGAMLIAGFNTSPKAVQDSYDSAALARFVGMVLTIFMFILLMGLEALVLFDAAIPFWILLIVSLTILSASVVYMNTGKRFLRDGARPPSALITAADRKRNRRLMIAVLAVIAIVLVAAFFFIGSGSVAASLDADSLHVSAPMVNENVGYHSITSVELRHGFDDGRRVNGFGGTQVNSGSFENEEFGHYVLARYNGVDACIVVHRSGGVLAFNLQTAEETERLYGELLTKL; encoded by the coding sequence ATGCAAAAGGTTCTCCTCGACTACTTGCCTGACCCAAGAGAAAATGAACCCGTAGACCTCTTCACCGTCGTGGACCGCAGCACCAAGCTTCTGCTGATCGCCCTGTTCGTCGCTCTCACCGTCCCTTTGACCTTGGCCATCATCGTGTTCGCCGACGTGATGGAGGCCACGGAGCTGATCGCTCAGGCCCTGCTCCTCACCGCGATGCTACCGCTGATCGTCATGTCGGTGTACATGTGGGCGACGGGAAGGGGGGCGATGCTCATCGCGGGCTTCAACACCTCTCCCAAGGCGGTACAGGACAGCTACGACTCGGCCGCGCTGGCCAGGTTCGTGGGTATGGTGTTGACCATCTTCATGTTCATACTCCTCATGGGGCTGGAAGCCCTCGTGCTCTTTGATGCCGCCATCCCCTTCTGGATACTGCTAATCGTAAGCCTGACCATCCTGTCCGCCAGCGTCGTGTACATGAACACCGGGAAGCGGTTCCTCAGGGACGGAGCCCGTCCTCCGAGCGCTTTGATAACCGCGGCCGACCGGAAACGGAACCGGCGGCTCATGATCGCTGTCCTCGCCGTCATCGCCATCGTCTTGGTCGCAGCGTTCTTCTTCATCGGCTCGGGGAGCGTGGCCGCGTCCCTGGACGCCGATTCTCTCCATGTCAGCGCCCCCATGGTCAACGAGAATGTTGGATATCACAGCATCACCTCGGTGGAGCTGCGCCATGGTTTCGATGACGGGCGGCGGGTGAATGGCTTCGGTGGAACCCAGGTGAACAGCGGAAGCTTCGAGAACGAGGAGTTCGGACACTACGTGCTCGCTAGATACAACGGCGTCGACGCCTGCATCGTCGTCCACCGCTCCGGAGGCGTGCTGGCATTCAACCTGCAAACCGCGGAGGAGACGGAGCGGTTGTACGGTGAACTGCTGACCAAGCTATGA
- a CDS encoding DUF169 domain-containing protein, with translation MTECEEQSRKLVEALGLRNEPVAITLIKKGQSLPEGYVAPDKPIRHCQAIMRARKGELLVVQGDKQACPVGASSLGIVPVPEKVVSGEFHYNMGMYESQEAARSTIAQRPSLEAGSIEATAVAPLSKAKLKPDVVIVSGMPEQVFWLIPAASTFSMGGRVTVNMAAVQAACADSTVVPYVEGHVNISLGCFGCRKTTDIGPEEMLVGIPGSKMKEIVAAVERMKEGPIPKSRAK, from the coding sequence ATGACCGAGTGCGAGGAGCAATCAAGGAAACTCGTTGAGGCCTTGGGATTAAGGAACGAACCGGTGGCCATTACTCTAATCAAGAAGGGGCAATCGCTTCCTGAGGGATATGTGGCGCCGGACAAGCCGATACGGCACTGCCAGGCCATCATGAGGGCTCGGAAGGGTGAACTCTTGGTCGTGCAAGGGGATAAACAAGCATGCCCGGTAGGCGCCTCATCATTGGGGATCGTGCCGGTACCGGAGAAAGTGGTCTCGGGGGAGTTCCACTACAACATGGGCATGTACGAAAGTCAGGAGGCTGCTAGATCGACTATTGCTCAGCGACCGTCCCTGGAAGCAGGGAGCATTGAAGCCACCGCTGTCGCTCCGCTCAGCAAGGCCAAGCTCAAGCCCGATGTGGTCATCGTTTCCGGGATGCCCGAGCAGGTTTTCTGGCTGATCCCAGCGGCGAGCACGTTCTCCATGGGTGGACGGGTCACTGTGAACATGGCTGCGGTCCAGGCTGCCTGCGCCGACTCTACTGTCGTTCCTTACGTAGAGGGCCACGTCAATATCTCGCTTGGATGCTTCGGCTGCCGTAAGACCACCGATATCGGACCCGAGGAGATGCTCGTTGGCATCCCTGGAAGCAAGATGAAGGAGATAGTTGCCGCGGTGGAGAGGATGAAGGAAGGTCCGATACCAAAGTCGAGGGCAAAGTAA
- a CDS encoding VOC family protein translates to MNHTIIHFEIPADDLGRMRGFYRNVFGWKFTEVPEMEYTTIQTVPTDERGMLKEPGVNGGIYQRKERTQVPLNYISVDSVDEFIDRAVSNGGSVRSPKMHIPHVGDVAVIADPEGNALGIIRPEM, encoded by the coding sequence ATGAACCACACAATCATACATTTTGAGATCCCGGCGGACGACCTCGGCCGGATGAGAGGCTTCTACCGGAACGTGTTCGGCTGGAAGTTCACCGAGGTGCCGGAAATGGAGTATACCACCATCCAAACCGTCCCCACCGACGAACGTGGCATGCTGAAGGAGCCGGGGGTCAACGGCGGCATCTACCAGCGTAAGGAGAGGACCCAGGTCCCTTTGAACTACATCTCGGTGGATTCGGTGGACGAGTTCATCGACCGGGCGGTGAGCAACGGAGGAAGCGTGAGGTCCCCCAAGATGCACATACCTCACGTGGGGGATGTCGCGGTCATCGCCGACCCCGAGGGGAATGCCCTGGGCATCATCCGCCCGGAGATGTGA
- a CDS encoding PAC2 family protein produces the protein MSYIKIIEIEEMNLRGAYVLDGFPSIGLVGSIVANYVVSSLGLRQIAVVDSDTFPAVSMIKNGIPNSPVRLYAGNVGEDGDRLVVFVSEFQPPPHIIKDLGKTIMDWVEDHKCRMIISPEGISTKQSGRTPNTDGNGRVLGIASTPEAREMLKSNEVDIFEGGVIVGLSGVLLNEGVNRIFDVVTILSEASSEFPDARAAAAVTRAINRMVLKDSLDIGPLVKEAEVIEGNLKDMYEKAGKEDELRKVTLPGMYG, from the coding sequence ATGAGCTACATCAAGATCATCGAGATCGAGGAGATGAACCTCCGCGGCGCCTACGTCCTGGACGGTTTCCCGTCGATCGGGCTGGTCGGCTCCATTGTCGCCAACTACGTGGTCAGCTCGCTGGGGTTGCGGCAGATCGCGGTGGTGGATTCCGACACCTTCCCGGCGGTGTCCATGATCAAGAACGGGATACCCAACAGCCCGGTGCGGCTGTACGCCGGCAACGTCGGCGAGGACGGCGACCGGCTGGTCGTCTTCGTGTCCGAGTTCCAGCCTCCACCGCACATCATCAAGGATTTGGGAAAAACGATCATGGACTGGGTCGAGGACCACAAGTGTCGGATGATCATCTCCCCCGAGGGCATCAGCACCAAGCAGAGCGGACGGACCCCCAACACCGATGGCAACGGCCGGGTGCTAGGCATCGCCTCCACGCCTGAAGCGAGGGAGATGCTGAAGAGTAACGAGGTGGATATCTTCGAGGGAGGGGTCATCGTTGGATTGTCCGGCGTACTGCTCAATGAGGGCGTCAACCGTATCTTCGACGTCGTCACCATCCTTTCCGAGGCCAGCAGTGAGTTCCCCGACGCCCGGGCCGCCGCGGCGGTCACCAGGGCTATCAACCGCATGGTGCTTAAGGACTCCCTGGACATCGGCCCGCTGGTCAAGGAGGCCGAGGTCATCGAGGGCAACCTCAAGGACATGTACGAGAAGGCGGGCAAGGAGGATGAGCTCCGGAAGGTCACCCTTCCCGGCATGTATGGTTAG